A region of Fibrobacter sp. DNA encodes the following proteins:
- a CDS encoding magnesium transporter CorA family protein, with translation MLKKYYKIESGRLASAQNEDVADIVMMGSLSQEQRSVLVKEYEITEHTIASAFDSDELSRIEYDDDFTTIVFKKPKNYSASDNFQFRVESFGIFIFKDWVLLLTDSEFPILDEKRFSKIDSLNTFVLRVLNYAIFHFNEHLKIINRINDELEQKLRTAMENKYLLSMFSLNKGLIYYVSALNSNDTLLKKLQIGRSMNWSEAERELLDDIVIENRQSLQQAEIYANILTSMMDARASVISNNVNTLMKNLTIVTISISLPTFFASLFGMNVRLPFGMNGDASGGSELAFWIIIAVCFLSVLVFMAIWGKRK, from the coding sequence ATGCTCAAGAAGTACTATAAAATCGAATCAGGGCGCCTCGCTAGTGCCCAGAACGAAGACGTAGCCGATATCGTCATGATGGGTTCTCTTAGCCAGGAACAACGAAGCGTCCTGGTTAAGGAATACGAAATAACTGAGCATACCATTGCGTCCGCATTCGACTCGGACGAACTTTCCCGAATTGAATACGATGACGACTTTACCACCATCGTGTTTAAGAAGCCCAAGAACTATTCTGCCAGCGACAACTTCCAGTTCCGTGTGGAATCCTTCGGTATCTTTATCTTTAAAGACTGGGTTCTGCTGCTGACCGACTCTGAGTTTCCTATCCTTGATGAAAAGCGTTTCTCCAAAATCGATAGCTTGAACACCTTCGTGCTCCGCGTGCTGAACTACGCAATCTTCCACTTCAACGAACACTTGAAGATCATCAATCGCATCAACGATGAATTGGAACAGAAGCTCCGCACCGCTATGGAAAACAAGTACCTGCTTTCCATGTTTAGCTTGAACAAGGGCTTGATCTACTACGTCAGTGCGTTGAACAGTAACGACACCCTGCTCAAGAAACTGCAGATTGGCCGCAGCATGAACTGGTCCGAGGCCGAACGTGAACTGCTGGACGATATCGTCATTGAAAACCGTCAGAGCCTCCAGCAAGCTGAAATCTACGCAAACATTTTGACGTCCATGATGGATGCCCGTGCAAGCGTCATCAGCAACAACGTGAATACGCTGATGAAGAACTTGACCATCGTGACCATTTCTATTTCCCTCCCGACGTTCTTCGCTAGCTTGTTCGGCATGAATGTGCGTCTGCCCTTCGGCATGAACGGTGACGCCTCCGGCGGTAGCGAACTGGCCTTCTGGATTATTATCGCGGTCTGCTTCCTCTCCGTGCTTGTCTTCATGGCAATCTGGGGCAAGAGAAAGTAA
- a CDS encoding 4-alpha-glucanotransferase — translation MRYGELSFFQSGVAVPLFSLYSKQSIGIGEYLDLIPFARWAQFCDFNIIQLLPVNDTGAESSPYSARSAFALNPVFINIQSVEGSSEFASDIKAGKAEFEKLGKIDYYKISTWKRSILRKIFDNSYDSLKKDKALSRWIDENSWAKPYCVYCTLKAMNNESSWKDWSEFRDPTEKDLEKLWKKYAKDCLFQAWMQYNAEVQFNAAVTEVSKLGLRLKGDIPILINEDSADVWSERKFFSLDDRAGAPPDMFSYSGQNWGFPTYRWDVLEQDNFNWWRRRLAQASKFYHAYRIDHVLGFFRIWSIPQKEVTGIMGRFNPCVPLTKTELMNAGFIPETLEYLRRPNYSVDQLRSFLGTETERVMALYFQNLPNEFDRFVIKPEYDCEKAITSLDEPQEVKDGMLKVYWNRVFIPSGDENTFYPFWYWYNQPVLFTLPEYEQKKLQEILKHNEDCQNGLWEANATKLLSVLANETDMLVCAEDLGAVPSCVPTVLNKLNILSLRIERWARNWNVPYSPYYDMDEYPRLSVCTTSCHDTSTLRGLWQEKDFDKDLYWSHAHLPGTAPQEMTPSVARTVLTHVFSSNSMFCILPAQDYFALSANLSKVPADEERVNVPGTVGASNWCYRLPCSVDDLLDYSSLSSEIRKLVDVRKRRPMWKI, via the coding sequence ATGCGTTACGGTGAATTATCATTCTTTCAGAGCGGCGTAGCCGTTCCCCTTTTCAGCCTTTACAGCAAGCAGAGCATCGGTATCGGTGAATATCTGGACTTGATTCCCTTTGCTCGCTGGGCTCAGTTCTGCGACTTCAACATTATCCAGCTGTTGCCGGTTAATGATACTGGTGCTGAATCCAGTCCCTACAGTGCTCGCAGTGCCTTCGCCTTGAACCCGGTGTTCATCAACATCCAGTCTGTGGAAGGTTCTTCTGAATTCGCTTCCGACATCAAGGCTGGCAAGGCAGAATTTGAAAAGCTGGGAAAGATCGACTACTACAAGATTTCCACCTGGAAGCGTTCTATTCTCCGCAAGATTTTTGATAACAGCTACGACTCCCTCAAGAAGGACAAGGCTCTTTCCCGTTGGATCGATGAAAACAGCTGGGCAAAGCCCTACTGTGTGTACTGCACCCTCAAGGCCATGAACAACGAATCCAGCTGGAAGGATTGGTCTGAATTCCGCGACCCCACCGAAAAGGATTTGGAAAAGCTTTGGAAGAAGTACGCCAAGGACTGCCTGTTCCAGGCATGGATGCAGTACAACGCCGAAGTGCAGTTCAACGCCGCCGTAACAGAAGTTTCCAAGTTGGGTCTTCGCCTCAAGGGTGACATTCCTATTCTTATTAACGAAGACAGCGCAGACGTCTGGTCTGAACGCAAGTTCTTCTCCCTGGATGACCGTGCTGGTGCTCCTCCTGACATGTTCAGCTACAGCGGCCAGAACTGGGGTTTCCCCACTTACCGCTGGGATGTCCTCGAACAGGACAACTTCAACTGGTGGCGCCGCCGTCTGGCTCAGGCAAGCAAGTTCTACCACGCATACCGTATCGACCACGTGCTGGGCTTCTTCCGCATTTGGTCTATCCCGCAGAAGGAAGTCACCGGTATCATGGGCCGATTCAATCCTTGCGTGCCGCTGACCAAGACCGAATTGATGAACGCTGGTTTCATTCCCGAGACTTTGGAATACCTCCGTCGTCCCAACTACTCTGTGGATCAGCTCCGCTCCTTCCTTGGTACAGAAACCGAACGCGTCATGGCTCTGTACTTCCAGAACCTGCCCAACGAATTCGACCGCTTTGTCATTAAGCCGGAATACGATTGCGAAAAGGCAATCACTTCCCTGGACGAACCTCAGGAAGTGAAGGATGGAATGCTGAAGGTTTACTGGAACCGAGTATTCATCCCGTCTGGCGACGAAAATACTTTCTATCCGTTCTGGTACTGGTACAATCAGCCGGTGCTGTTCACCTTGCCGGAATACGAACAAAAGAAACTTCAGGAAATCCTCAAGCATAACGAAGATTGTCAGAATGGCTTGTGGGAAGCAAACGCTACCAAGCTCCTGTCTGTTCTCGCCAACGAAACCGATATGCTGGTTTGCGCCGAAGACTTGGGCGCTGTGCCCAGCTGCGTTCCCACCGTTTTGAACAAACTCAACATTTTGTCTCTGCGTATTGAACGCTGGGCACGTAACTGGAATGTTCCGTACTCTCCGTACTACGACATGGACGAATACCCGAGACTTTCCGTCTGCACCACCAGCTGCCACGATACTTCTACTCTTCGCGGCCTCTGGCAGGAAAAGGATTTTGACAAGGATCTTTACTGGTCTCACGCCCACTTGCCGGGAACAGCTCCTCAGGAGATGACTCCTTCTGTGGCACGTACCGTGTTGACTCACGTGTTCTCTTCTAACAGTATGTTCTGTATCTTGCCTGCCCAGGATTACTTTGCCCTGTCTGCAAATCTTTCCAAGGTGCCGGCTGATGAAGAACGTGTGAACGTGCCGGGTACTGTTGGCGCCTCCAACTGGTGCTACCGTCTGCCTTGTTCTGTGGATGACTTGCTGGATTACTCTTCTCTCAGCTCTGAAATCCGCAAGCTGGTGGATGTGCGCAAGCGCCGTCCCATGTGGAAGATCTAA
- a CDS encoding glycoside hydrolase family 13 protein translates to MNKLFAPEWVRDAVFYQIFPDRFCRSPRYNAVGKFVDWDSKPTRENMFGGNLAGIEDKLKYIAGLGVNAIYLCPIFKSNSNHRYHTVDYFEIDPVLGTLADFDRLVKKAHKLGLRVILDGVFNHCSRGFFQFNSLMELGKNSPYVDWFHVKGWPLHAYDRKPNYECWWGMPALPKFNTNNPDVREYLMSVGEFWMKRGIDGWRLDVPNEIDDDSFWQEFRRRVKAINPEAYIVGEIWDEPSRWLQGDQFDGVMNYVFRKAVMAYLFDENPISTEEFCNRLKGAFPQFRYSSLGQLPCGDVPMNLLGSHDTSRLQNQPCSDEARVRLAYALMFFLPGAPCVYYGDELALKGGKDPDNRRTIPWEKLKDLQKSPIYHWVRELIALRNAEPALRTGSFAVEQRSDGFSIVRTLNGRTLKLDVHASTPDFTIFAPN, encoded by the coding sequence ATGAATAAATTATTTGCTCCAGAATGGGTTAGGGACGCGGTTTTCTACCAGATCTTTCCAGATCGCTTTTGCCGTTCTCCTCGGTACAATGCCGTGGGAAAGTTTGTGGATTGGGATTCCAAGCCCACTCGCGAAAATATGTTCGGCGGTAACCTGGCGGGTATTGAAGACAAGCTAAAGTACATCGCTGGCCTTGGGGTAAACGCTATTTACCTTTGCCCGATTTTTAAGAGCAATTCCAACCACCGCTACCATACGGTGGACTACTTCGAAATCGATCCGGTTCTTGGAACCCTTGCTGATTTTGATCGTTTGGTCAAGAAGGCCCATAAGCTGGGACTCCGCGTGATTCTTGACGGAGTGTTCAATCATTGCTCCCGCGGTTTCTTTCAGTTCAATAGCTTGATGGAGCTGGGCAAGAATTCTCCTTACGTGGACTGGTTCCATGTGAAGGGCTGGCCTCTTCATGCCTACGATCGCAAGCCCAATTATGAATGCTGGTGGGGAATGCCTGCGCTTCCCAAGTTCAATACAAACAATCCGGATGTTCGCGAATACTTGATGAGTGTGGGCGAGTTCTGGATGAAACGCGGTATTGACGGCTGGCGCCTTGATGTTCCCAATGAAATTGATGATGACAGTTTCTGGCAGGAATTCCGCCGACGCGTCAAGGCTATCAATCCGGAGGCGTACATCGTTGGCGAGATTTGGGATGAGCCCAGCCGTTGGCTTCAGGGCGACCAGTTCGATGGCGTCATGAACTATGTGTTCCGTAAGGCGGTGATGGCCTACCTCTTCGACGAGAACCCGATTTCTACGGAAGAGTTCTGCAACCGCCTCAAGGGCGCCTTCCCGCAGTTCCGCTATAGCTCCCTCGGGCAGTTGCCTTGTGGCGACGTCCCCATGAATCTGCTGGGCAGTCACGATACGAGCCGCCTGCAGAATCAGCCCTGCTCCGACGAGGCCCGCGTGCGCCTTGCCTACGCCCTAATGTTCTTCCTGCCAGGCGCTCCCTGCGTCTATTATGGCGACGAACTGGCCCTAAAAGGCGGTAAGGACCCCGACAACCGCCGTACCATCCCCTGGGAAAAGCTTAAGGACCTCCAGAAGAGCCCGATTTACCACTGGGTTCGGGAGCTGATAGCCCTTAGAAACGCAGAACCGGCCCTCAGGACGGGCTCTTTTGCCGTGGAACAGCGTTCTGACGGTTTTTCCATTGTTCGCACCTTGAATGGCAGGACTTTGAAGCTTGACGTCCACGCTTCTACCCCCGATTTTACTATCTTTGCGCCCAACTAG
- the secD gene encoding protein translocase subunit SecD, translating into MNKNKFGLREIIILLVIVLSAYTVWPSIEVHSKTGEAKKTFLKENPKKGSQSINFGLDLAGGTSLTLQIDKSNLKNEDVKDIQEESLEIIRNRVDQFGLSEPQISPSGDDRILVELAGVDDSTAKELVGSTAKLEFKILAESDKFQQIVLLIDQYLTRQTTDIAATDSVATDTAAAAAAPAKDTAKALSDEELLGGATQTAQAEPAKDSAAEVKAEPASEVGVALSAYYMNFGNGGFIAEENVEKVKKLLETEGVQKLIPRDVAFAFGSGLEPVQRDSKIKAKRLYLLKRRAEMGGDDVVDARPHRVSDGMSAGEVAVRLKFGGIGPKKFSAVTAANVGKQMAIVLDNQVISAPRINERIPNGEAQITGLDDMKEANRLAVVLRAGALKAPMQIIESRSVGATLGEENIVQGFGSGAVGLVLCLVFMVGYYRLGGFIASLGMIINTLVTAAVMSVFNATLTLPGIAGFILVLGMSLDANVIIYERIREEIKAGLTARAAVAKGYERAFSAIFDSNLTTVLTALILYKIGTGSVKGFGLTLMIGIITSLFCALTVTRAVFDFKLAKRDATTLSIGGGFKALNNANLAIIPNRGKFKVLSLVLIVASIASIAIKGFDFSIDFTGGQVYTVQYQDDGKHETDLNKALSAAGISGAKVRSLGGTSANSYQISMKSSDDTQFEAKMAQAFEAANQKVEIVAKDSVGPTIGKELRNDAILAIILAWLAIGLYVWFRFGKLGLGFGIGAVVGLIHDSIITLGFISIFGLSFDGALIASLLTMIGYSVNDTIVVFDRVRENTAIYGTSGFDKTLNSSINQCFSRTVITSLTTLFVCLVLAIMGGSSIRDFGLVMVFGVLIGTYSSVCVCSPFVLWYSKRFKGGV; encoded by the coding sequence ATGAACAAGAACAAATTCGGTTTGCGAGAAATTATCATTCTTCTCGTCATTGTCCTCTCCGCTTACACGGTTTGGCCTTCTATCGAAGTCCACTCCAAGACCGGCGAAGCTAAGAAAACCTTCCTCAAGGAAAATCCGAAGAAGGGATCTCAGTCCATCAACTTCGGCTTGGACTTGGCTGGTGGTACTAGCCTTACCCTTCAGATCGACAAGTCTAACCTCAAGAACGAAGATGTGAAGGATATCCAGGAAGAATCCTTGGAAATTATCCGTAACCGCGTTGACCAGTTCGGTCTTTCTGAACCCCAGATTTCCCCCAGCGGTGACGACCGTATCTTGGTTGAACTGGCAGGTGTGGATGACTCCACTGCAAAGGAACTCGTCGGTTCTACCGCTAAGCTCGAATTCAAGATCCTTGCTGAATCTGATAAGTTCCAGCAGATTGTCTTGCTGATCGACCAGTACCTGACTCGTCAGACCACCGATATCGCTGCTACCGACTCTGTGGCAACCGATACCGCTGCTGCTGCCGCTGCTCCTGCCAAGGACACTGCAAAGGCTCTCTCCGACGAAGAACTTCTCGGTGGCGCAACCCAGACTGCTCAGGCTGAACCCGCCAAGGATTCCGCTGCAGAAGTCAAGGCTGAACCGGCAAGCGAAGTTGGCGTAGCTCTCTCCGCTTACTACATGAACTTCGGCAACGGTGGCTTCATCGCTGAAGAAAATGTTGAAAAGGTCAAGAAGCTCCTCGAAACCGAAGGCGTCCAGAAGCTCATTCCCCGTGATGTTGCTTTCGCATTCGGTAGCGGTCTCGAACCTGTCCAGCGTGATTCCAAGATCAAGGCTAAGCGCCTTTACCTCCTGAAGCGTCGTGCTGAAATGGGTGGTGATGATGTTGTTGACGCTCGTCCGCACCGTGTTTCCGATGGTATGAGCGCTGGTGAAGTTGCTGTTCGCCTGAAGTTCGGCGGCATCGGCCCTAAGAAGTTCTCTGCTGTTACCGCTGCAAACGTTGGCAAGCAGATGGCTATCGTTCTTGACAACCAGGTTATTTCTGCTCCGCGTATTAACGAACGTATCCCGAACGGTGAAGCTCAGATTACCGGCCTCGACGACATGAAGGAAGCAAACCGCCTTGCTGTCGTGCTCCGCGCTGGTGCTCTCAAGGCTCCGATGCAGATCATCGAATCTCGTAGCGTCGGTGCAACCCTCGGTGAAGAAAACATTGTTCAGGGCTTCGGTTCCGGCGCTGTCGGTCTCGTCCTCTGCTTGGTCTTCATGGTCGGTTACTATCGCCTCGGTGGTTTCATTGCTAGCCTCGGTATGATCATCAATACCTTGGTCACTGCAGCAGTGATGTCCGTGTTCAACGCAACTTTGACTCTCCCGGGTATTGCAGGCTTCATCCTCGTGCTTGGTATGTCTCTCGACGCTAACGTCATTATTTACGAACGTATCCGTGAAGAAATCAAGGCTGGCCTCACTGCTCGCGCAGCTGTGGCTAAGGGTTACGAACGTGCATTCAGCGCAATCTTCGACTCTAACTTGACCACCGTTCTTACCGCACTTATTTTGTACAAGATTGGTACCGGCTCCGTGAAGGGTTTCGGTCTTACCTTGATGATCGGTATTATCACTTCCTTGTTCTGCGCTCTTACCGTTACCCGCGCCGTGTTCGACTTCAAGCTTGCTAAGCGTGATGCGACCACCCTTTCCATTGGTGGCGGCTTCAAGGCTCTCAACAACGCAAATCTCGCTATCATTCCGAACCGCGGTAAGTTCAAGGTTCTGTCCCTCGTCCTCATCGTGGCAAGCATTGCTTCCATCGCAATCAAGGGCTTCGACTTCAGCATTGACTTCACTGGTGGTCAGGTTTACACTGTCCAGTACCAGGACGACGGCAAGCACGAAACTGACTTGAACAAGGCTCTCTCTGCTGCAGGCATTAGCGGTGCTAAGGTTCGTTCCTTGGGTGGTACTTCTGCTAACTCCTACCAGATCAGCATGAAGTCTTCTGACGATACTCAGTTCGAAGCTAAGATGGCTCAGGCCTTCGAAGCTGCAAACCAGAAGGTTGAAATTGTTGCTAAGGACAGCGTTGGTCCGACCATCGGTAAGGAACTCCGTAACGATGCAATCCTCGCTATCATCTTGGCATGGCTCGCCATCGGTCTCTACGTCTGGTTCCGATTCGGTAAGCTGGGTCTTGGTTTCGGTATCGGTGCTGTCGTTGGCCTTATCCACGACTCCATCATTACCTTGGGTTTCATCTCCATCTTCGGTCTCTCCTTCGATGGTGCATTGATCGCATCTCTCCTCACCATGATCGGTTACTCCGTTAACGATACCATCGTGGTGTTCGACCGCGTTCGTGAAAACACTGCAATCTACGGAACCTCCGGTTTCGACAAGACCTTGAATAGCTCTATCAATCAGTGCTTCAGCCGTACCGTGATTACCTCTCTTACGACCTTGTTCGTCTGCTTGGTTCTCGCTATTATGGGCGGTTCCTCTATCCGTGACTTCGGTCTCGTGATGGTCTTCGGTGTGCTGATCGGTACCTACTCTTCCGTTTGCGTCTGCTCTCCCTTCGTGCTCTGGTACTCCAAGCGCTTCAAGGGCGGTGTATAA
- a CDS encoding polyprenyl synthetase family protein, whose product MIPNKDDFQSVLNQARDLVEDHLQLTEQVIMDVAKNAPAGIAERLESLFLRKGKRIRSTLLCLIAKSGEKQPDASRVAHACAGVELLHLASLVHDDIIDGTDIRRGQKTAHKEWGTQVAVLIGDYVLSQAMRCVINEESRDVPVALSDAADKLIAGEILELDHSGDMNLSFEKYDEIIDGKTAALIDAAARIGGVLAGFDKEQADRCAQMGSHFGIAFQIVDDLLDYGFGSKNLDKAKFTDLSNGLITLPLLYYFDACNTEERAEMEGLIAKASEAGVPEKIIDLMNSKDAFKKAKANAQEHLEKALEIAQSLPAGKFTDEIVAMFASMSDRGN is encoded by the coding sequence ATGATTCCCAACAAGGACGACTTTCAATCTGTACTGAACCAGGCCCGCGACCTCGTTGAAGACCATCTCCAGCTGACCGAACAGGTCATTATGGACGTGGCCAAGAACGCTCCTGCAGGTATTGCAGAACGCTTGGAATCTCTGTTCCTGCGTAAAGGTAAGCGCATCCGTTCCACCCTGCTTTGCCTGATTGCAAAGAGCGGCGAAAAGCAGCCCGACGCGTCCCGCGTTGCCCATGCCTGCGCCGGCGTTGAATTGCTGCACTTGGCAAGTCTCGTACACGACGATATTATTGACGGAACAGATATCCGCCGCGGCCAGAAGACTGCCCATAAGGAATGGGGAACTCAGGTTGCCGTTCTTATCGGCGACTACGTTTTAAGCCAGGCCATGCGTTGCGTGATTAACGAAGAATCCCGCGACGTGCCGGTAGCCCTTTCTGACGCTGCAGACAAACTTATCGCTGGCGAAATCCTGGAGCTGGACCACTCCGGCGACATGAACTTGTCTTTTGAAAAGTATGACGAAATCATCGACGGCAAGACCGCCGCATTGATCGATGCCGCAGCACGCATCGGTGGTGTGCTGGCAGGTTTCGACAAGGAACAGGCCGACCGTTGCGCCCAGATGGGCAGCCACTTCGGCATTGCATTCCAGATTGTGGACGACCTGCTGGACTACGGCTTTGGTAGCAAGAACCTGGACAAGGCCAAGTTTACCGACCTGAGCAACGGCTTGATCACCCTTCCCCTCCTCTACTACTTTGACGCCTGCAACACCGAAGAACGAGCCGAAATGGAAGGCTTGATTGCTAAGGCTTCTGAAGCTGGCGTACCCGAAAAGATCATCGACCTGATGAACTCCAAGGATGCTTTCAAGAAGGCTAAGGCAAACGCCCAGGAACACTTGGAAAAGGCCCTGGAAATTGCCCAGAGCTTGCCTGCTGGCAAGTTTACCGACGAAATCGTGGCTATGTTCGCTTCTATGAGCGATCGTGGTAATTAA